Part of the Myxocyprinus asiaticus isolate MX2 ecotype Aquarium Trade chromosome 17, UBuf_Myxa_2, whole genome shotgun sequence genome, GAAGAAAAAGCCAATCACCTAGGCCGAACAGTAAGATAAACTCACACTGTTTTTCTTAAACCAAGCACGGATATGTGGCGGTGAAGATGGGGGACTGGAACTTGTTGGGGAGCATTTTAGAGGAGGTTCACATTCACTCCACCATTGTGGGGAAAATCTGGCTTACCATCCTGTTCATATTTCGGATGTTGGTTCTTGGCGTGGCGGCTGAGGACGTTTGGGTGGATGAGCAGAGTGAGTTCATCTGCAACACGGACCAGCCAGGATGCACGAACGTCTGCTACGACCAGGCATTCCCAATATCGCTTATTCGCTTCTGGGTACTGCAGATAATTTTCGTGTCCTCGCCCTCTTTGGTGTACATGGGACATGCTCTGTACAGGCTGAAGTCTTTGGAAAAAGAGCGGCACAAGAGAAAAATCCAGCTGAGAGTAGAGCTGGAAGAGACTGAGCCCCTTTTGGAGGAGTACAAGAAGTTGGAGAAGGAACTGAGAAGATTAGAAGAGCAGAAGAAAATAAAGAAGGCTCCTTTGAGTGGCTCCTTACTGCGCACATATATCATTCATATCCTCACCAGATCAGTGGTGGAAGTGGCATTCATTGTGGGGCAGTATATCTTATATGGGATAGGACTGGATCCTTTGTACAAGTGCGAGAGGGTGCCTTGCCCAAACAGCGTGGACTGTTACGTGTCTAGACCGACAGAGAAGACCATCTTCATGGTTTTCATGATTGTCATCGCAGGGTTTTCTTTGTTCCTCAACCTCTTGGAAATATCTCACTTAGGGGTGAGGAAAATTAAACAGACTCTAATGGGTCTCCAACTTGAGGACGATAGTCTTTGCAAAGCAAAACACCATTCAGCTATTCAGCAACTGTGTGTGATGACAGATTTGTCGCCCCACAAAAACCCACAGTTGAAAACTTTTATCCAACAGGGGCAAATGGACCCTCCGCCAATGTTTCTTACCAGTGCTTGTGTAGGTTCGAGCAATGACGTGCCAATGCACAACAGTATTGTGGTGGCCACCCTCCCGGTGTCCTGCATAACCCAACAGCCTCGCCAAATGCGACAACCCAGCCAGGGAATGATCCATGAACTGCACTCCCAGGCTTCCATGGACCAGCTCGAGGATAGGGACAACCGAGACCATCTAGGAAGCAGTAATGGCTCGGAAAGGGACATTAGGCTTTTAAACTCGGGTCATGAGGGTCAATATGCCCAAGGGCACTGCCATCCTGAAATACCAGCCTGCCTTCGCAGTGCTTTGCACAGGTCAAGCCACATGCTGGACCTGGGGGATAATGCTGTGGATTCCTCCGAGAGTGACAACCATCCGCAAAACAGGAAGGCCAGTTTCATGGCCCGTATGCCCTCAGATAGCATGTCCGGTAGTCCGTCCTGCCCATCCACAAGGAGTTCAGAGTCCGAGCTGGGCTCCCTCAACAACCTGCCCATGAACCCACCTCCAGGAGGACGACGGATGTCTATGGCAAGTAGAGGCAAAAGACACATGGCTACTGATTTGATCATTTAGAGTCCTGGTCTCttaatattaatttctttaagaacaaatcaaacaaacaattTGACATGAGTCCAACctgctttttgtattttttggaaaAGCAAAATGGATTAATTTTGCAATTATCAGCAAAACActttctaaattattattattattattattattttagaaattctGGGCATTCCATAAACCTTaaagtttaaaggtgctgtaagtgattttttttttcatggaaaggtatgcaaacgtttttcctactcccttaaaaatattaatgaaataagtgtcatctcaccagtctctgtgacagctctagactggacattgatgcttttcacctgtcaatcattttgctcgttctcatagtcaGAGTAGggaagtaatggaatacatgtaacgggattacgtatttaaaatacaaaatattagtaactgtattccactacagttacaatttaaatcattggtaattagaatacagttacattcaaaaagtattttgattactgaagagattactttgcattttattgtcatttgtttcatttaatatttagtcctttcagatagaaaacatttatacatataaatgatgcgatccaaagtgcatttgaactgcggtgaaacactttcttatgatgtgttacattcatacgagcagacagagaagtaagtttgaagtaagtttggagcagaagaaatagaaataaaccttgtgtaaattgtcagctttattctaagctaaaatg contains:
- the LOC127455435 gene encoding gap junction Cx32.2 protein-like, which codes for MGDWNLLGSILEEVHIHSTIVGKIWLTILFIFRMLVLGVAAEDVWVDEQSEFICNTDQPGCTNVCYDQAFPISLIRFWVLQIIFVSSPSLVYMGHALYRLKSLEKERHKRKIQLRVELEETEPLLEEYKKLEKELRRLEEQKKIKKAPLSGSLLRTYIIHILTRSVVEVAFIVGQYILYGIGLDPLYKCERVPCPNSVDCYVSRPTEKTIFMVFMIVIAGFSLFLNLLEISHLGVRKIKQTLMGLQLEDDSLCKAKHHSAIQQLCVMTDLSPHKNPQLKTFIQQGQMDPPPMFLTSACVGSSNDVPMHNSIVVATLPVSCITQQPRQMRQPSQGMIHELHSQASMDQLEDRDNRDHLGSSNGSERDIRLLNSGHEGQYAQGHCHPEIPACLRSALHRSSHMLDLGDNAVDSSESDNHPQNRKASFMARMPSDSMSGSPSCPSTRSSESELGSLNNLPMNPPPGGRRMSMSVFLDISSIMKK